One genomic segment of Helianthus annuus cultivar XRQ/B chromosome 14, HanXRQr2.0-SUNRISE, whole genome shotgun sequence includes these proteins:
- the LOC110880428 gene encoding uncharacterized protein LOC110880428, translating into MAEHSSSHRRSGPRPNVGNNYQKKRFPKHGISKYQTAVNTITRSDSSNIRSGEGVNSTKLNLVNPPWRNIQFCHNKDGGHQEQIHMVQGGPSRRASKRNYDQHWREQQVVFPVVPGGPQKERPVIITGIFGHYRTDYMFIDPGSSMDIIYEQCFKQLDPEDKARLEPVDFPLTGFCNEVVFPLGQIAFPVTLSDGKHSRTVTVNFMVMPATSRHDILLGRRSQREFSMITSIPHAACGFPTETGVAILYSSKEVMSVDDEPPAKAVKTSAPNEPEKWVLNGEYPEQTILLGHAMSPTIRIQLKSLLSNNKDIFPWCPADMTGVPRDIAQHCLNIKPSVDPVIQGRRRFSEEKAKAMDEQVTEFLNAGILRKVKYHTWVANPVMVQKHNGGWRMCVDFKDLNKACPRDCYALPEIDKKVDSLASFRWKCFLDCYKDYHQVQIKEEDEEKTAFRTDKGIYCYTKMPFGLRNAGATYQRLMDTIFSEDIGKTVEVYMDDLVIMSHEEETMLHNIQRTFDSLRSVNLKLNPTKCSFGMEEGKFLGFIVTKDGFKVNPEKVQTIQQMPSPATVKEMQRLAGRLAALNRFLANHAAKSYPFISTLRNCGKKTPFQWTPEAEAAFKQMKEYLIQLPTLAAPKEKEPLILYLSAAEVAVGAVLMVERENIQTPIYYISKMLTGPETPYSMIEMLVLALVHASRRLRRYFSGHVITVLTNYHLGQILSKPDIAGRLAKWAIELGGYNIFYRPRPAIKGQVLADFATEVPVDKVQECEAIQNPTPVFDDRVWTLHTDGASNDDGAGAGLRLVSPDNHELTYAIRLDFQSTNNKAEYEAFLAGLRLALKMGAKNLEANVDSKLVAEQVNGRYDAKGEAMALYLEQARMLINQFQTFKVNHINRSENKHADALSKLAATSFKHLAKEVCIEVLSNPSIHLKQVNVIEMGNPSWMSPIILYLQHGKLPEGKTEARKIQHKAINYEMADGVLYRKSFMGPLLRCVDKIDAQYLVREIHEGLCGIHAGPRMVVAKIMSAGYYWPGMHMDAVDLLRRFGLPLRIISDNGTNFAVEDLQKWFKEMNIEHSFASVAHPQANGQVESINKQIVDGIKARLGTARRGWVDELPSILWAHRTMPKTSTGETPFSLVYGSEAVIPAEIGLPSPRMLAMEKQDNDQEQRMDLDLLEERRENAAIAEARYKSKLEKYYNARVRICTFVPGDFVLRDNEASNAEKPGKLAPRWEGPYVINEVLGKGAYTLKRVDGTLVPRTWNAQQLRRCYM; encoded by the exons ATGGCAGAACATTCATCTTCTCACCGACGATCTGGTCCTCGACCAAACGTCGGAAACAATTACCAGAAAAAACGATTCCCAAAGCATGGGATTAGTAAATACCAGACTGCTGTAAACACAATCACCAGATCTGATTCCTCAAACATCAGATCTGGAGAAGGAGTCAACAGTACAAAATTGAATTTGGTAAACCCACCTTGGAGAAACATCCAATTTTGCCACAACAAAGATGGCGGTCATCAGGAACAAATACACATGGTTCAAGGGGGACCATCACGGAGAGCAAGCAAACGAAATTATGATCAACACTGGAGAGAACAACAAGTCGTGTTCCCTGTTGTTCCTGGGGGCCCCCAGAAAGAACGACCAGTAATTATCACCGGTATTTTTGGTCATTACCGGACGGACTATATGTTCATAGATCCAGGAAGTTCAATGGATATCATATATGAGCAGTGTTTTAAGCAACTGGATCCGGAAGATAAAGCACGATTGGAACCGGTCGATTTTCCTCTCACCGGATTCTGTAATGAAGTTGTTTTCCCGTTGGGACAAATCGCTTTCCCGGTAACTTTGTCAGACGGCAAACATTCACGAACAGTTACAGTAAATTTCATGGTCATGCCAGCAACATCACGACATGACATTTTGCTCGGGAGAAGGTCGCAAAGAGAATTCAGCATGATCACTTCCATTCCGCATGCGGCTTGTGGATTTCCAACAGAAACCGGAGTTGCAATTCTCTATTCAAGCAAGGAAGTCATGTCCGTAGATGATGAACCTCCAGCAAAGGCAGTCAAAACTTCAGCACCAAatgaaccagaaaaatgggttctgaACGGCGAATACCCAGAGCAAACCATTTTGCTAGGACATGCCATGTCACCAACAATACGGATACAGCTGAAAAGCTTGTTATCTAATAACAAAGATATATTTCCCTGGTGCCCAGCGGACATGACGGGGGTACCACGCGATATCGCGCAACATTGTTTAAACATCAAACCATCAGTAGATCCGGTCATTCAGGGAAGGCGCCGCTTCAGCGAAGAAAAAGCAAAAGCGATGGACGAGCAAGTAACAGAATTTCTCAACGCGGGAATCTTGCGCAAAGTGaaataccatacatgggttgcCAATCCAGTCATGGTGCAAAAACATAACGGCGGatggagaatgtgtgtcgacttcaaagacctcaacaaagcatGCCCTAGAGACTGCTATGCGCTCCCGGAAATAGACAAGAAAGTTGATTCTTTAGCATCATTCAGGTGGAAATGCTTTCTCGACTGCTATAAGGATTATCACCAGGTCCAGATAaaagaagaagacgaagaaaaaACCGCATTTCGCACAGACAAAGGCATCTACTGTTACActaaaatgccgtttgggttgcgcaacgcaggCGCCACATATCAACGCCTAATGGACACAATCTTTAGCGAGGATATTGGCAAAACTGTCGAAGTATATatggatgacctcgtcatcatgagtCATGAAGAGGAGACGATGCTCCACAATATCCAGCGCACATTCGATTCCTTACGAAGCGTAAATTTAAAATTGAACCCGACAAAATGCTCCTTCGgaatggaagaaggaaagttttTGGGTTTCATAGTTACCAAAGACGGTTTTAAAGTCAATCCAGAGAAGGTACAGACCATTCAGCAAATGCCATCACCGGCAACAGTCAAAGAAATGCAAAGGCTTGCCGGACGATTAGCAGCTCTAAATAGATTTTTGGCCAATCATGCGGCAAAATCTTACCCATTTATCAGTACGCTGCGAAACTGTGGTAAGAAAACTCCCTTTCAATGGACACCCGAAGCAGAAGCAGCGTTCAAGCAAATGAAAGAATATTTAATCCAATTACCAACACTGGCCgcgccaaaagaaaaagaaccatTAATCTTGTATCTGTCAGCCGCGGAGGTGGCAGTAGGCGCAGTATTAATGGTAGAGCGGGAAAATATTCAGACTCcaatctactacatcagcaaaatgCTTACCGGACCTGAAACTCCTTATTCAATGATAGAAATGCTGGTTTTAGCGCTAGTACACGCATCCAGACGCTTGCGCAGGTATTTTTCAGGCCATGTCATCACAGTACTGACAAATTATCATCTGGGTCAAATCTTGTCAAAACCCGACATAGCGGGGAGATTAGCCAAATGGGCCATCGAGCTAGGAGGCTACAACATTTTTTACAGACCAAGACCAGCAATCAAAGGGCAAGTTCTGGCAGATTTCGCCACCGAAGTTCCCGTTGATAAAGTGCAAGAATGTGAGGCAATCCAAAATCCAACGCCTGTTTTTGACGACAGAGTCTGGACCTTACACACTGATGGGGCGTCCAATGACGACGGAGCAGGAGCAGGTCTCCGATTAGTCAGCCCGGATAATCACGAACTCACATATGCTATCCGCTTGGATTTCCAAAGTACTAACAACAAAGCGGAATATGAAGCATTTCTAGCAGGTCTTCGTCTAGCACTCAAAATGGGAGCAAAAAACCTTGAAGCTAACGTTGACTCAAAGCTAGTAGCTGAACAAGTTAACGGTCGCTACGACGCGAAGGGTGAGGCTATGGCGTTGTACCTCGAACAAGCGCGGATGTTAATTAATCAATTTCAgacattcaaagtcaatcacataaacagaagcgagaacaaaCATGCTGACGCGCTAAGCAAGTTAGCCGCTACCAGTTTTAAACACTTAGCAAAAGAAGTGTGCATAGAGGTACTATCCAATCCTTCCATTCATCTAAAGCAAGTAAATGTTATAGAAATGGGAAATCCATCCTGGATGTCTCCAATTATTTTGTACCTTCAACACGGGAAACTCCCGGAAGGAAAGACAGAAGCCCGGAAAATACAACACAAAGCAATAAATTACGAAATGGCGGATGGCGTCCTTTATCGAAAATCATTTATGGGTCCATTACTACGTTGTGTTGATAAAATAGATGCTCAATATCTGGTCAGAGAAATCCACGAGGGATTATGCGGGATACACGCAGGACCGcgcatggtcgtggcaaaaataATGAGCGCCGGATATTATTGGCCAGGCATGCACATGGATGCAGTTGACCTATTACGAAG ATTTGGGTTACCATTGCGCATTATTTCCGATAATGGCACAAACTTTGCTGTAGAAGACcttcaaaaatggttcaaagaaatgaaTATTGAGCACAGCTTCGCCTCCGTCgcacatcctcaagcgaatggtcAGGTCGAAAGCATAAACAAACAGATCGTCGACGGTATAAAAGCGCGACTGGGGACAGCGCGCAGAGGGTGGGTTGACGAGCTTCCCAGCATCCTCTGGGCGCATCGAACAATGCCAAAGACTAGCACCGGAGAAACTCCGTTCAGTTTAGTCTATGGGTCAGAAGCCGTCATTCCAGCCGAAATAGGCCTACCCTCGCCGCGCATGTTAGCAATGGAAAAGCAGGACAATGACCAAGAACAGAGGATGGATTTAGACCTTCTGGAAGAAAGGCGTGAGAACGCGGCCATAGCAGAAGCAAGGTACAAGTCCAAGTTAGAGAAATATTACAACGCGCGTGTGCGCATCTGCACTTTTGTTCCCGGAGATTTTGTCTTACGCGACAACGAGGCTTCAAACGCTGAAAAACCCGGCAAATTAGCGCCGaggtgggaaggaccctatgtcATCAACGAAGTCTTGGGCAAAGGAGCATATACCCTAAAAAGGGTCGATGGGACTCTAGTTCCCCGCACCTGGAACGCACAACAGTTGCGCAGGTGTTACATGTAA